In Paenibacillus xylanilyticus, the genomic window ATCTACATCGATCTGGGCAAAATCGAAGCGGCATTACCGTTAACTGAATTGATGCCGAATGAAAAATTTGTTCATGGTGACCGCATTAAGGCATACATCACCAAGGTCGAGAATACGACCAAAGGGCCGCAAATCATCTTGTCCCGTACACACCCGGGTCTATTGAAACGTCTCTTTGAACTGGAAGTTCCTGAAATCTTTGACGGAGTCGTTGAGATTCGCTCCGTTGCACGTGAAGCCGGCTTCCGCTCCAAAATTGCCGTACATTCCCGCAATGAGGAAGTTGACCCGGTTGGATCATGTGTAGGCCCTAAAGGCATGCGCGTGCAGACCATTGTGGGTGAGCTGCGCGGTGAAAAGATTGACATCGTTCGTTACTCCGAACAGGTAGACGAATATGTGGCTAATGCATTGAGTCCTTCCAAAGTGTTGGAAGTTCAAGTATTTGAAGAAGAGAAAATGGCCCGTGTCATCGTACCGGACTATCAACTGTCCCTGGCTATCGGCATCAAGGGGCAAAATGCCCGCCTGGCAGCGAAGCTGACCGGCTGGAAAATCGACATTAAGAGCGAGAGCCAGGCGGAACAGGAATTCGGCAGAGAAAAAGATTCTTCTTCAGAAATGCACCAAGATTCCGTCTCCGTCGATTAAAGTAAAGCACGGGGGGGCGCTAACGTATGAAACAGAAAAAAGTGCCGCTGCGCAAATGTGTGGCGTGCCAAGAAATGATGCCCAAAAAGCAACTGATCCGTATCGTTAAAACGCCAGAGGATGAAGTGCTGATCGATTTGACTGGCAAAAAGTCCGGACGTGGCGCTTATTTATGCGGCAAGGAATCCTGTTTTAAACTTGCACTCAAAAACCGGTCTTTGGACCGGGCGTTGAAAGGCAAGGTTTCACCTGAAATTTACGAGCAATTGGCTGCTGATTTCGCTTCGGTTGAAGATGATTTCATCGCAGCGCAGGAGCGTGATCATGATGAATAACAAAGCGTTGTCTTATCTGGGACTCTCCATGCGCGCAGGCAAACTGGTGACAGGTGAAGAAATCGTGCTCAAGGCGATCCGTTCTTCCGAAGCTAAGATGGTTATTGTTGCGGGTGACGCCTCGGCCAATACACAGAAGAAATTTCGCGACAAATGCGGAACCTACAAAGTTCCGCTAGTGATCGGATTTGACCGGGATAGTCTGGGTTCAAGTATCGGTAAAGAAACGCGGGTTGTTCTTGCGGTAACGGACCGTGGGTTTGCAAAAATGATCTCCAAGCAAGTCGGTATAATGTCGGAGGTGGAGTATATTGAGTAAACAGGAAAACAAGGATAAATTGCGAGTTTATGAATATGCGAAGTCCCTTAATATGAGCAGCAAAGAAATTATAACCATTCTTAAAAAACTGGATATTCCCGTAAACAATCATATGAGCGTCATGGAGAATGGTTCAGTGGGTAAGGTGGAACAATTTTTTAAAGATATAAAATCCACTGCAGCATCCAAACAGAGCAGCGAGGCAAAATCAGTCGCTACTTCCTCCGTGCGCAGTGAAAAAACAGTGGACAGCAGTAAGCCGGCCGGCGGAGCGAACACGCCGAACAACAGTAATTCATCCGGTAGTCCCGTACAAACAAAAATACAACAGGAAAAGCAGGTAGGTATGAACAATAGACCAAATTCAAACAATAACAACGGCTCCCAAAGACCCAGCGGCCAAGATAGCCGCAACAGAACGAACTCTGCCCAAGGCTCCAGCCAGGGCGGACAAACAGGTAATCGCTCCAGACCTTCGCAAGGCGGACAGAGCAGTACAGCTTCACGTCCACAAGGTTCAGGACAACGTACGAACAACAGTGGTGGCGGTCAAGTAAGAAGTGCTGGACCAAGCAACACTGGCAATAGCGGCAACCGCAGCGGTGGCCAAGGACAGAACCAAGGTCAAGGTCAGCGCAGAGGCGGTCAAGGAAATTCCGGTAATAACAACGGCAACCGTTCAAACAGTGGCGGCGGCGGAGGACGTCGTTACGATGACAACCGTGGCGGCAACTTCCGCGGTAATCGTGGTGGCAAGAACAACCGTAACAGAAACCAGCAGCAGTACCAACAACGCGAGAAAATTGATAACACACCTAAGAAAATCATCGTACGTGGTGATATGACTGTGGGTGAAACAGCGAAGCTGCTTCACAAAGATGCTTCCGAAGTTATCAAGAAACTCATTGGTATGGGTGTTATGGCTACAATTAACCAAGAGCTCGATATCGATACGATTCTTCTGCTTGCAGGCGAATTCGGTGTTGAGGTTGAAGTGAAAATTGTGGTGGAAGACGATCGCTTCGAGACTGTCGAAGAAAATGATGATCCTGCAGATCTGCAATCCCGTCCTCCAGTTGTAACGATTATGGGTCACGTTGACCATGGTAAAACAACCCTGCTTGATGCCATTCGTTCAACGAATGTAACGGGCGGCGAAGCTGGCGGTATC contains:
- the nusA gene encoding transcription termination factor NusA; protein product: MSMDFIEAMNELEREKGISKDVLFEAIEAALISSYKRNFNTAQNVRVDMNRNTGVIRVYARKLIVEEVLDSRTEISLPAAREINPHFQLEDIAEIEVTPRDFGRIAAQTAKQVVTQRIREAERGLIYNAFVDKEEDIVTGVVQRQDLRNIYIDLGKIEAALPLTELMPNEKFVHGDRIKAYITKVENTTKGPQIILSRTHPGLLKRLFELEVPEIFDGVVEIRSVAREAGFRSKIAVHSRNEEVDPVGSCVGPKGMRVQTIVGELRGEKIDIVRYSEQVDEYVANALSPSKVLEVQVFEEEKMARVIVPDYQLSLAIGIKGQNARLAAKLTGWKIDIKSESQAEQEFGREKDSSSEMHQDSVSVD
- a CDS encoding L7Ae/L30e/S12e/Gadd45 family ribosomal protein, yielding MMNNKALSYLGLSMRAGKLVTGEEIVLKAIRSSEAKMVIVAGDASANTQKKFRDKCGTYKVPLVIGFDRDSLGSSIGKETRVVLAVTDRGFAKMISKQVGIMSEVEYIE
- the rnpM gene encoding RNase P modulator RnpM yields the protein MKQKKVPLRKCVACQEMMPKKQLIRIVKTPEDEVLIDLTGKKSGRGAYLCGKESCFKLALKNRSLDRALKGKVSPEIYEQLAADFASVEDDFIAAQERDHDE